A genomic region of Arachis stenosperma cultivar V10309 chromosome 9, arast.V10309.gnm1.PFL2, whole genome shotgun sequence contains the following coding sequences:
- the LOC130949125 gene encoding protein FAR1-RELATED SEQUENCE 5-like, producing MECVVAEPVDCVPSPGGNEISSNPNKIIVEPLVVDHVQMTKATQMLDVSDVGSDEMDIWDELPDHGTLEEDEIPSDGMRFAKLQLAHDFYVSYAKKVGFATKIRTTTFDKITKEPVNQAIHCNRDRIRGSRVKTPTCKNPISAAGCKARIYVKFDKEKQEWLFFKVELRHAHPCSAKKAVHYREYRQLSMHAKYVIQNNDEAGIRPNKTFLSLANEAGGPSNLGFSEKNLRNYITTRLRTSNANADVREMMNYFMRMKDINPNFFYAVQLDDECRFRSAVWVDARCRASYEYYEDVVSLDSTYSTNRHGLPFASFVGINHHGKSTLLGCALLGNEEIPSYEWVFTQWLTCMGTAPQCIITNQCRSMFGAIRKALPNTRHRWCIWHIMKKFPQKLGGYRRYGELYADLRNIVFNSRMEESFERKWFEFMEEYNLHDNTWLLDLYDDRRMWVPIFFKGEFWAVMRSTQRSESMHAFYGGILHSKTSLVQFVHEYDNVLGSKEQRELEDDAVDSRGVIPCATSSPMEKQFQQEYTTSMFRDVQVEFVKKADCRASVVTEDWPVVYMKVEEKKLVHDTMICDSYVVHFDRSTQEVRCECNLFESSGVLCCHCLEVFHLFKVYKVPSCYVLPRWSKNIKRKHTYIKSSHDVSRSDVSHDAFKGLCAHFYNIAQEFVNDDDETALLHAALEETRAKLSEHRAKKRSESVAENHTSIGSQHSNVPGVVDIQAPPLVTTKGRPKSKRLGSTLEKSLNKSSRRKNKNASRVVRSNTYQDTNTGDPIARTVPEQVGSFSYQNRTGDRTDQVTGSLGHWFNRWVTG from the exons ATGGAGTGCGTTGTGGCTGAACCGGTAGATTGTGTTCCATCTCCCGGCGGAaatgagatttcatccaatccAAATAAAATTATAGTTGAACCTCTCGTCGTCGATCATGTGCAAATGACTAAG GCCACGCAAATGTTGGATGTTTCTGATGTTGGTAGTGATGAGATGGATATTTGGGACGAG TTGCCTGATCACGgtaccctggaggaagatgaaATACCAAGCGACGGGATGCGGTTTGCGAAGTTGCAACTAGCTCATGATTTTTATGTTAGCTACGCCAAGAAAGTTGGATTTGCAACTAAGATAAGGACGACAACATTTGACAAGATCACAAAGGAACCCGTTAACCAGGCTATCCACTGTAATCGAGATCGCATCCGCGGGTCTCGTGTAAAAACACCAACGTGCAAAAACCCGATTTCAGCCGCTGGGTGCAAGGCAAGAATATATGTGAAATTTGATAAGGAGAAGCAAGAGTGGCTTTTTTTCAAGGTTGAGTTGAGGCACGCGCACCCATGTTCGGCGAAGAAGGCAGTGCACTACCGTGAGTATAGGCAGCTGAGCATGCATGCGAAGTACGTGATTCAGAATAATGATGAGGCTGGGATTCGACCAAACAAGACCTTCCTATCTTTGGCCAATGAAGCTGGGGGCCCGTCGAATCTGGGATTCTCAGAAAAGAATTTAAGAAATTATATTACAACAAGGCTCCGAACAAGCAACGCAAATGCGGATGTTAGGGAGATGATGAACTATTTCATGAGAATGAAAGACATCAATCCGAATTTCTTCTATGCAGTGCAATTGGACGATGAGTGTAGATTTAGGAGTGCAGTTTGGGTTGATGCAAGGTGCAGGGCTTCCTATGAATACTACGAAGACGTTGTGTCACTCGATAGCACTTACAGTACAAACAG GCATGGGTTACCGTTTGCGTCGTTCGTCGGTATCAACCACCATGGTAAGTCAACCCTCCTTGGATGTGCGCTGTTGGGAAACGAGGAAATTCCGAGTTATGAGTGGGTTTTTACCCAATGGTTGACGTGCATGGGAACAGCTCCACAGTGCATCATTACTAATCAATGCAGATCCATGTTTGGTGCGATTAGAAAGGCGTTACCCAATACACGTCACCGTTGGTGCATAtggcacatcatgaagaagTTTCCTCAGAAGCTTGGAGGTTATCGTCGGTACGGAGAGTTGTATGCCGACCTCAGGAACATTGTTTTTAACTCTCGGATGGAGGAGTCATTTGAGAGAAAATGGTTTGAATTTATGGAGGAGTACAATTTACATGACAACACATGGCTGTTAG ATCTTTATGATGATCGACGCATGTGGGTGCCTATATTCTTCAAGGGTGAATTTTGGGCTGTCATGAGGAGTACGCAAAGGAGTGAGAGCATGCACGCATTCTATGGTGGAATCTTACACAGCAAGACTAGCTTGGTCCAATTTGTTCACGAATACGACAATGTACTTGGATCCAAGGAGCAGAGGGAATTGGAGGATGATGCAGTAGACTCCAGGGGGGTAATACCTTGTGCAACGAGCTCGCCTATGGAGAAACAATTTCAGCAGGAGTACACTACTAGCATGTTTAGGGATGTTCAAGTTGAGTTTGTGAAAAAGGCTGATTGCAGAGCATCTGTAGTTACTGAAGACTGGCCAGTGGTATACATGAAGGTGGAAGAGAAAAAATTAGTACATGATACTATGATCTGTGATTCGTATGTTGTCCACTTTGACCGCTCTACACAAGAGGTTCGTTGTGAGTGCAATCTTTTTGAGAGTTCAGGTGTGTTGTGCTGTCACTGTCTTGAAGTTTTTCACTTGTTTAAAGTGTATAAAGTACCTAGCTGCTATGTTCTCCCTCGTTGGAGTAAGAATATAAAGCGCAAGCATACTTATATCAAGAGCAGTCACGACGTCAGTCGGTCAGATGTGAGTCATGATGCATTCAAGGGACTATGTGCACACTTTTACAACATTGCGCAAGAGTTTGTAAATGATGACGATGAAACAGCATTGCTGCATGCTGCTTTAGAAGAAACAAGGGCCAAGCTGAGCGAGCACCGTGCTAAGAAGAGGTCTGAGAGCGTGGCGGAGAACCACACCAGCATTGGCTCACAACATTCGAATGTTCCCGGTGTTGTTGACATCCAAGCACCACCGTTGGTCACTACAAAGGGCCGGCCAAAGAGTAAGAGGCTCGGATCAACCCTTGAGAAGTCCTTAAACAAATCTAGTCGGAGGAAAAACAAGAATGCTTCCCGG GTGGTTCGGTCAAATACTTATCAGGATACAAACACTGGTGATCCTATTGCCCGGACTGTGCCTGAACAAGTGGGGAGCTtcag TTATCAGAACCGAACCGGCGATCGAACCGATCAGGTTACTGGGTCACTGGGTCATTGGTTCAACCGGTGGGTCACTGGTTGA